In Haematobia irritans isolate KBUSLIRL chromosome 1, ASM5000362v1, whole genome shotgun sequence, a genomic segment contains:
- the LOC142241843 gene encoding uncharacterized protein LOC142241843, with product MQDDELLEYLVEGISSLQLRTQAKLQNYKSKEDFFQTFKNIEQQPRQSLSRSQAENTTGTSKGSTPMKCFNCNCSGHIAAECRKPRRETGSCYACGQFGHMAKDCSQYKKSVLNKPQTNEYNVS from the exons ATGCAAGACGATGAGCTCTTGGAATATCTGGTAGAAGGAATTTCCAGTCTCCAATTACGTACTCAAGCCAAATTGCAAAATTACAAATCTaaggaagatttttttcaaacatttaaaaatattgaacagCAACCTAGACAGAGTTTGTCGCGTTCCCAAGCAGAAAATACTACTGGTACTAGTAAAGGCAGTACTCCTATGAAATGTTTCAATTGCAACTGTTCGGGTCATATAGCAGCAGAGTGCCGCAAACCACGACGTGAGACTGGATCCTGTTATGCTTGTGGACAATTTGGACATATGGCCAAAGATTGCAGTCAATATAAGAAAAGTGTTTTGAATAAACCCCAGACTAATGAATAT AATGTCTCTTAG